taatatagcataatgtagcataatatagcataatataacataatataacataatataacataatatagcataatataacataatataacataatataatataacacaatataacataatataatataatataacacaatataacataatataacataatataacataatatagcataatacagcatagcataatatagcataatgtagcataatataacataatatagcataatataacataatataacataatataacataatataacataatataatataacataatatagcataatataacataatataacataatataacataatatagcataatataacataatataacataatataacataatataacataatatagcataatatagcataatataatatagcataatataacataatataacataatatagcataatatagcataatacagcatagcataatataacataatatagcataatataacataatataatataatataacataatatagcataatataacataatataacataatataacataatatagcataatataacataatataacataatataacataatatagcataatataacataataaacataatataacataatataacataatatagcataatataatataacataatatagcataatatagcataatacagcatagcataatatagcataatataacataatataacataacataatataatatagcacAACATAATATTGATTAGTATAGCATAATGTagcataacataatataacataatataacataatataacataatataacataatatagcataatataacataatataacataatatagtataatataacataatataacataatatagcataatataacataatataacataatataacataatataatataatatagcacAACATAATATTGATTAGTATAGCATAATGTagcataacataatataacataatattacataatataacataatataatataacataatataacataatataacataatataacataatataacataatataatataatatagcacAACATAATATTGATTAGTATAGCATAATgtagcataacataacataaaatAACAAATAGAATCACATAACATAGCGTAATATAGCTTTACATAACATATTATATCATAAAATAGCTTAAAATGGCATAGCATAGCATTGCATTACACAGCATAGCATAAACAGGGATAGTATAGCGTAACATAACACAAGACACCACAACCTGTATAAAATCTTTGGTGAGTTTGTTCATCTGCTGGTTGGAGAGGTAATGTTTCCACTGTAAATAGGGAGCATTGTGTGTATCCACGTGGCATTGTGTGTTCTCTGAGCCATGGTGTGACAGCACATCAGCCTCTGCTACACCACTACCCAGCAGCCTCTGCTGCCACCTCCCAGGGTGCACCGCTCCAAACTCCTTGGTCATGGAGAGGACCATCTCAGCCGACGGGAACAGATTGTTCTGAACAACGTCCTTCATCTTCCTCAGCTGGACCAGCAGGCTCAACCTGAAGAATCATAAGCAACTATATTAACCACATACAACTAT
The Oncorhynchus gorbuscha isolate QuinsamMale2020 ecotype Even-year unplaced genomic scaffold, OgorEven_v1.0 Un_scaffold_17179, whole genome shotgun sequence genome window above contains:
- the LOC124030866 gene encoding uncharacterized protein FLJ43738-like, with translation LTGSEEDQVMVLYNSGLSFSKRLYTRLDVSFTPVHLHQPLETIMRQPLVYVRDMVPHTCFQAMSRLSLLVQLRKMKDVVQNNLFPSAEMVLSMTKEFGAVHPGRWQQRLLGSGVAEADVLSHHGSENTQCHVDTHNAPYLQWKHYLSNQQMNKLTKDFIQ